One genomic segment of Rivularia sp. PCC 7116 includes these proteins:
- a CDS encoding D-alanyl-lipoteichoic acid biosynthesis protein DltD, with protein sequence MKTAFLETQQSLAQWVSQATGINSIGVKVRLRGNDLHILCESPSGPPRWNTLSDLLKALQQTDLDALTKNEQPSIYQVFVYGKKKNEKRPEWCHKVYLSQLDKHLEEVKTALLQVGAPPGALILSNESLARQGDPNAIARYLSETLSTLGVAVQVKVKRQKASADIASNKGRLWVFCQSNYTPDPSLIAEPVAAKLRNLKLLNYRDAVISTQVVGETQPDWLLLIDLTPPETMLKEWARWGDVQAITRILNIRFNKSQVEVQASLQDSTLHIFCTPGSQSPEDGVIPAKTLCLDKIIPQLEALAPQGILSAAIYGQKTVTSSQPAWIDWQSLPAKQHPALASSAMELAKLGDIEAITFLIQRLLNPNLDRRLKTGGIRVILARREDLLHIMCDAPVCPARKQVAAKVINFVKHLQLDNLAGVRVYGRRAGNKKPFWQSGMDFQQRQRVVPEATPEFAATSAYVQELLPNDNETVLRPDLTPEEIHTFIADIAKDWGETIKNGFLKTQLFVDKQQVSEPNSETGVGKVALIWGALGLLLTLQTDWVLGKILTSSAPPTSQIAQSPPATAATEETTAFLANSTESQSNANGNSTFNSSGFTANNKPSRGKATATAILLAARSQLPSFNARQLDEQLALYKQRLAKNGVPPDVLIIGSSRALRGVDPDALSKALATQGYTDIDVFNFGINGATAQVVDFIIRRVLQPAELPKTIIWADGSRAFNSGRNDGTFAAIAASPGYQYALSTSLARQDSQDAPPKTTKEAELAKKTNNGNQIINDKLNEGFATVSNSYEKRDQIKGQLNKIFKSLPIISALKKVDSSEDLANISEDASNYAVDFDGFLPLSIRFNPKTYYKKHAKVAGNYDKDYQDFELLGEQNEALQAVLNYTEKRNINVVFVNMPLTAEYLDPARTKYEQEFENYMLDLSSRSNFIYRDLSQAWPKANDYFSDPSHLNRYGAYEVSKKLAKDPMISWSGK encoded by the coding sequence ATGAAAACAGCCTTTCTAGAAACCCAACAATCACTAGCACAGTGGGTAAGCCAAGCAACAGGGATAAACTCTATAGGGGTAAAAGTCCGGTTGCGAGGAAACGACCTGCATATTCTTTGCGAATCTCCATCTGGCCCTCCGAGATGGAACACTTTATCGGATTTGCTCAAAGCTTTACAACAAACTGATTTAGATGCTTTAACAAAAAACGAACAACCTTCAATATACCAAGTTTTCGTTTACGGCAAGAAAAAAAACGAAAAACGTCCCGAATGGTGCCACAAGGTTTATCTGAGTCAACTTGATAAGCACTTAGAAGAAGTTAAAACTGCACTTTTACAAGTGGGTGCGCCTCCGGGAGCGTTAATTTTATCTAATGAAAGTTTGGCTCGTCAGGGAGATCCAAATGCCATTGCTCGTTATTTGAGCGAGACTTTAAGTACTTTAGGAGTAGCCGTCCAAGTTAAAGTCAAAAGGCAGAAGGCTTCTGCCGACATTGCTAGCAATAAAGGTCGATTGTGGGTTTTTTGTCAATCAAATTACACCCCAGATCCATCCTTGATTGCAGAGCCTGTAGCAGCGAAGTTAAGAAATCTGAAGCTATTAAATTATCGAGATGCAGTAATTTCTACACAAGTTGTCGGCGAAACTCAACCAGATTGGCTGCTGCTAATTGATTTGACACCCCCAGAAACAATGCTCAAGGAATGGGCGCGATGGGGAGATGTGCAAGCAATTACCAGGATTTTAAATATTAGATTTAATAAGTCTCAGGTAGAAGTACAAGCTTCTTTACAAGATTCAACACTACATATATTTTGTACTCCTGGTTCTCAATCTCCTGAAGATGGGGTGATTCCCGCTAAAACTTTATGTTTGGACAAAATTATTCCTCAATTAGAAGCATTAGCTCCCCAAGGAATATTATCAGCAGCTATTTATGGACAAAAAACAGTAACTTCCTCTCAACCCGCTTGGATTGATTGGCAGTCTTTACCGGCGAAACAACATCCCGCTTTAGCATCCTCGGCAATGGAATTAGCTAAGCTCGGCGATATTGAAGCAATTACTTTTTTAATCCAACGCTTGCTCAATCCCAATTTAGATCGGCGTTTAAAGACTGGTGGTATTCGCGTAATTTTGGCGCGAAGAGAAGATTTATTACACATTATGTGTGATGCTCCCGTATGTCCGGCACGCAAACAAGTAGCCGCCAAAGTTATCAATTTTGTTAAGCATTTACAGTTAGATAATCTTGCAGGCGTGCGCGTTTACGGGAGGAGAGCCGGTAATAAAAAACCATTTTGGCAATCCGGCATGGATTTCCAGCAACGCCAGCGAGTAGTACCCGAAGCAACTCCAGAATTTGCAGCGACTTCTGCTTACGTGCAGGAATTGTTACCCAACGATAATGAAACTGTATTACGTCCCGATTTAACACCAGAAGAAATTCATACCTTTATTGCTGATATTGCCAAGGATTGGGGTGAAACCATCAAAAATGGATTCTTAAAAACCCAGCTTTTTGTTGACAAACAGCAGGTATCCGAGCCCAATTCAGAAACAGGAGTCGGTAAGGTTGCTTTAATTTGGGGTGCCCTAGGATTATTATTGACTCTGCAAACTGATTGGGTATTGGGAAAAATCTTGACTTCATCTGCACCCCCAACTTCACAAATTGCTCAATCACCGCCAGCAACCGCTGCAACAGAGGAAACAACAGCTTTTCTTGCTAATAGTACAGAATCACAATCTAACGCTAATGGTAATTCAACCTTTAACAGTTCTGGCTTCACCGCAAACAATAAACCATCGAGAGGTAAAGCAACAGCAACAGCCATTCTCCTAGCAGCGCGATCGCAGCTTCCCAGTTTCAATGCTCGGCAATTAGATGAACAATTAGCGCTATACAAACAGCGTTTGGCAAAAAATGGCGTACCACCGGATGTATTAATTATCGGTTCTTCCCGTGCTTTACGAGGTGTCGATCCAGATGCACTTTCTAAAGCTTTAGCAACGCAGGGTTATACGGATATTGACGTATTTAACTTTGGTATAAACGGTGCCACAGCCCAAGTTGTAGACTTTATAATTCGTCGCGTACTCCAACCAGCAGAACTACCAAAAACAATTATTTGGGCGGATGGTTCTCGTGCTTTTAATAGCGGTAGAAACGACGGTACCTTTGCCGCGATCGCAGCATCTCCGGGTTACCAATATGCACTTTCTACATCTTTAGCAAGACAAGATTCTCAAGATGCTCCACCAAAAACCACAAAAGAAGCAGAACTAGCTAAAAAAACAAATAATGGCAATCAAATTATTAACGATAAATTAAACGAAGGATTTGCTACGGTTTCAAATTCCTACGAAAAACGCGACCAAATCAAAGGTCAACTCAACAAAATATTTAAATCTTTACCGATAATTAGCGCTCTCAAGAAAGTAGATTCTTCAGAAGATTTAGCTAATATTTCCGAAGATGCTTCTAATTACGCAGTAGATTTTGATGGGTTTTTACCATTATCTATCCGCTTTAATCCTAAAACTTATTACAAAAAACATGCCAAAGTCGCAGGTAATTACGATAAAGACTATCAAGACTTTGAACTACTTGGCGAGCAAAATGAAGCTCTGCAAGCAGTACTCAACTACACAGAAAAACGAAATATCAATGTAGTGTTCGTAAATATGCCTCTAACAGCAGAATATTTAGATCCAGCACGTACAAAATACGAACAAGAATTTGAAAATTACATGCTGGATTTATCAAGCCGTTCCAACTTCATTTACCGAGACTTGAGTCAAGCATGGCCAAAAGCCAATGACTATTTTTCCGACCCCAGTCACCTCAACCGTTACGGAGCCTACGAAGTATCCAAAAAACTCGCTAAAGACCCAATGATATCTTGGAGTGGTAAGTAG